The window CATCACAGAGgaagaaaacacacacatttatataataatttaattcagaTCCTGCTTGTATACAGATAATACCAGACATTTTACACACAAACATTGCCTGGTACACAAAATACAGTCTCTTTGGCTATCACATGTCTAAGACTTTACAGTACTGACAGACCAACCCAGTTCTAACACAAAACTGCTGCCAGTGAGGGCTGGAATCCAAATATATCCCCTCATGCAGGCTTTTCCACTTCCCACCAGGCTACTGGGCACTTTCCAAGCCAGTTTTAGGCTCTCTGTGGTCTGATATGCCAGATTTTTGTGCTTGAAGGTCATTTAAGACTTTAGGATTTTCCTCAGGACGGGGCAGTCCCTGCTCTCATAATCTTGAAAAGAGCATTGATGTTGTTGTTCTTGATAGCATCCCGACAGGCAGTGATAACTTGAGTTTTAGGTTTTCCCActgaaaaatatttaatatatattaaacaaaCCTAGCACAAATAGCAGACAGCAGAGGAAATCCTTCATAGTCATGAAGTAGAGAAAAATCCACCCACCTCTCAATCTCCCTGCCCTTTGGATGGCCTGGTTAACTGATTTTAGCCAGGCAAGGAGGGCGTTGTGATTATTAGATCTGATTTTATATTCATTAATCAAATCTCTGTTGAGGTCATACAGCTCAATGTAGCGTTTTTTCATGTGTCTCCTAGAAAACAGAACATTATTTAGTGTGAGTACATGATTAGGACTGTTTAATTTAACTAGGGATGCTCACCAATCACCCATGAGTCTGGCATCTTCTGCCTGCACCAGCATATTTCTCACGTAGTTGGAATGATCTGCCATTGCCGCTGTGAGCTTTTGATGCACGGAGTGAAACTCATCCACCTAACGTGAACAGAAAAGGTTATTTGTGGATaacctggactacaaaaccagtcttaaaggagtagttcactttcagaacaaaaatttacagataatgtacccccttgtcatccaagatgttcatgtctttctttcttcagtcgtaaagaaattatattttttgaggaaaacatttcaggatttctctccttataatggacttccatggtgcccgagagtttgaacttccaaaatgcagtttaaatgcagcttcaaatggctctaaataatcccaaCTGAGAaagcagggtcttatctagcaaaatgattggttattttctaaaaacatttacaatttatatactttttaatctctacacagagtacacacagagctagacaagacgagcatttgaggttaaaaagtatataaattgtattttttttttataaccgatcgttttgctagataagacccttctttcctcggctgtgatcgttttgagccctttgaagctgcattttggaagttcaaactcgggggcaccgtagaagtccattgtatggagagaaatcctgaaatgttttcctcaaaaaacataatttccttacaactgaaaaaagaaagacatgaacatcttggatgacaagggggtgagtacattatctgtaaatatttgttctaaaagtgaactactcctttaagtagcacgggtatatatgtagcaatagccaaaaatacattgtataaatcaaaaatatcaatttttcttttaatgctgaaaattattaggatattaagtaaagatcatgctccatgaagatattttgtaaatttcctaccataaatatatgaaaaatatgcattgctaagaatttcatctggacaactttaaaggcgattttctcaatatttagatttttttttttttgcaccctcagattccagattttcagtattagcctaatattgtcctatcctaacaaaccatacatcaatgaaaaacttatttattcagctttcatctttctcaatttaaaaaattgacccttataactgtgTTCTCAGAAACATATGGTGATGTTGCTATTTCTAACCTCAGTGAGAGTGGCTCGTAGCTCTTTGAAGTAGACAGGAAAGTCAGCTTCAGCCTGTAAGTCTTCTATAGCCAGAAAAGAGGCAAGTGACTGGACTAGATCTCCTGCCAGATCAATGTCATCTGTTCTCAGCATGATCTGATGAGACAGAATTAAGTTAGagattttgaaaacaaaatagtgacaaacacacacaataaaaataCCTCTCCACTAGGCTGCATGGTGATTTTCAGGAGACCTTCTCCACGTAGTGCGGTAAAGGTGATGTCTGGACTGTCAATGCCATCAGGTAGCAGAAAGTTCTGGTTTAGCCACATGACCACCTGCAGATATAGATGTATGCCTCATATTTCATCATAATTCAGTGATATAGAGTTTTTTGTAATGTCATGCACACAGTTCAATTATGAGTGTGTCCTTTTACCCTCTGCGGTCTGTCATTGATACTGAATGTGACTTTTCCTGTGGGTTGTGCGGCTGAGGGGTCAACGTTAAGGTCATACATGGAGAAGCGAGGCAGCTGACGTGTGATCTCAAATACGTGGAACTGTGTACTGGAGTAAATGGGGAAGAAAAGAGAAAAAGGAGAAGCGATTGACTTTTTCATAAAACCttcatcttaaagggatagttcacctaaaaattaaaattctgtcattaattactcaccatgtcatttcaaaccaatGAGACGTTCGTTCCTCTTCGGAACAGAAATTTAGATATTTCTGATgagtccgagagctttctgaccctgcatagacagcaatgcaactgaaatgttcccaggcccagaaacatagtaaggacattgttaaaacagtccatgtgacatcagtgattcaaagaaaacaaattcatttgcgcaaagaaaacagaaataatgactttattcaaataaCCAAATAACGTATGGACTGttttactgatgtccttactGTCTGGGAACATTTTAGTTGCtttgctgcctatgcagggtcagagagttctcagatttcatcaaaaaattcttcatttgtgttctgaaatgaatgaaggtcttacaggtttggaatgacatgagggtgagtaattaatgacatgaaTTTTCCTTTTAACTTAAAATAGCCAACTATTTTCAAACATGTTTGGACACTGAATGAAtccttaaaatgtaatatatgtaaTAAAGTTTGTCAATCGTATTTGTGTACCTTGTCTTCCCTCCAACGAAGGCTTTTATGTGAAGGTCCACTGGAATGTCTTTTGGAGGAATGATGGGGACACGGACACAGCCGGATAGATTTTGAGCGCTAGGATGAACCACGTGACTCTCGCCTTCGAAAATCCCTTCAGCAAATATTAGCACGGCTCTAATGATGGTTTCTGAAGGAAAcaatattgtaatttaaaactTCATGTCTATAGAGCAccacacatgacatgcaggtgCAAATAAATACTATAACAATGAATTaagttaaaaggttagttcactcaaaaatgaaaattgtgtcattaattactcaccctcaagactgacacagaaaagaagaaattgatTTCTTTGTGCACAAGTATTCCcaaagcttcataacattacggttgaaccactaatgtcacatggactattttaacgatgtccttactacctttctgggccgttGCAGTCTATGCTCggatttcatcaacaatatcttaatttgtgttccaaagatgaacaaaggaatTACAGGTTTAAAAAATGACATgatgtgagtaattaatgacagaattttcatttttgggtgaactaaaagGAACTAAGGTGGATTAACCGTACCATTCGGAGTGGAGATGTTGAGCTCTATGTGTGCTCTCTGGCTGTCTGTGGCTCTTCGTACAGACAAGGCTGTCTGGAGCTGTGTGTTGGCTGGAATTACTCCCATCTTAGATTCCCCCTCCGAAACACCAGGAACAGCCTATATCAAACAAATATCACTGCTTCTGGAACATCAATGTCCATCaataacattttaactttattaattGTACTGTATAACCTTAGCATTTTCCTCATAGTTTCGTAATTCCAGCATCAGGTTCTGTTTACGTTGACTCAGCTCTCTGATCAGGTCTTGTTCTACACTCGCATCCATTAGGTTTCCCTTCATCTCCTTACTGGCAGGCAGATAACCACGCACTATAGGACGACACATACAGTTTATAAGAAAGTTCTCATAAGCAACATGCATTTACATGCATTATAAGTTCTGTCATCTTACCTTCTCCCTCCACAGAGGTGCATATAAGCTGGATCTGTCCATCCATGCGGTAGTCTCCTTCAACAACCCCAGCCACAGAAGACGAGAAGTTATCCTTGAAGATCACCTCACCAGTGCGATCACTGCGAGCATCAATCTACAGAGAATCATCTCATTTGATCAGAACTGCAAAAACCTTGTTAAGAAAAATGTAAGACTTTCCTTGTTAAGGAAAAGACTGACCTTTCCATTGGACCACCCAGTGATGAGCTCAACAACACCATCAGCATTAAGATCAAAGGCATGGATACTCATAGCGTGATTTTTTGACTGTGAGAAAAAAATAGGAAcactatattaatataatttattttggacTCATTTAGAGTTGCTATCGAAATTATTCAATCcaccagagactgcagtactttacaaatacaagctttccTAAAGATCCAGGacacaaaaattgcatttttattaaaagtgataatgtcaatatataatgtaaaatgtaTAGGTTATAAGATTTTTTCactaacacagctatgtcataactATTCAACCCTAAGtcacttatgttttttttttggtggggaacaaaattgtcttaaaacacaattaaacctttAGAAACTTTTTAGAACAGAATTAGCtggagctgttacacatacatacagttagcccatgcatatgCTGAAGTTTGAGTtgctaatatgacaaagtcaacagCTCTCACAAAAgatatagagaagaaatagtagtattactttagaaagtctaaggctatatgaTGATTttcaagacattaaaagttcatAGAGAGACAGAAGGCAGTCTTATTCTTAGCTAAAAaagtgttgtaccagaaaacctttcaGGGTGTTGAAggaaaagcacaatatcataaaatgtttgatcagaacaacagAGGAAAaccctgcaatgtacagccaaagactttcaaGATGATCCAATGAAAagtggaaaaacatttcaatgcagagtataatttcatgttggggcatcttgccgaatgccactcttgaccaagaagaacataaaACGCTGACTTGAATGTGCTCAAATTCATTTgaatagacctgtggagttctagaagaatgttttatggagtgatgtgaccaaactggaactttctGGACCCATGGATCaccggtatgtctggtgcaaaaaaggcaaaacttcTATTGTCAAACTTGGAGGTGGATCAGTCTTGTTACGGAGGTATTTTACTgttgcaggaagtggaaatcatgactatTTGAAGAATATCTTGGATTCTttaaagtatcaggccattttgccaagaattgtgacacctttggtgcaaagactgaagctaatgatcaatggaTTTTCCTGCAGTACAatccaaagtatacatccaaatctacttatgcttgtttcagggatcagtcatagaatgttcttgagtggcctgtttagtctccagatttaattctcattgaaaatataaaatggttgaatttgaaaaaagcagtggcaaagtgaaaaccaaagattatcagtatTCTGAAAgctttcaggcgaggaatgggccaagattccAGTGGACAGGTGACAGAAGCTTTTAAACACttccaagcagtgtttattggtggttttaaagaataaaagattctgcaccaaatttgaattttgggggttgaataattttgaacatgaattttttttttccattattcatcaacttacattctcagaattactcaaatgtgttttAATAAACATTCTCTAATaatgtactgatgcctttgttgaattgttttcacaaaatgttctctgcagcaggtcaagggggttgaataatttcaatTGCAACTTTTGCAAAGTATGTTGAAGCATAATCATACTCTAAGAAAAATGGATGATTCAGGTTTATTTTTGAATGGACCACAATGCACTACCTTGATCCTCCAGTAGCGGGCAGTGCGGTCATACACTCCTACCGTACCATTGGCCAGAGCATAACCAAACCTGCTGCCATGCATGTGACAAAGTGACGTGACTGTCTGAAAGGAACAGAAAGCCACAACTGTAACAAGAAAAAAGTTTCCCCACAGAAACCAACAACTGTATAAATAAGAAAAAGTTCCTAGAAATTGCACAATAATTAACCAATAATATCTCATACCTCATTTTCTGCCATTTCAGTCACCAGTTCATCCTCTCTAAACACCCTGATGTCAAAGTCATCTGAGCCAACAAGAAGCTGGAAAGACGTGATGTATAGTGAATTTATAAAAGCAGTACTTTTGCAATaacaataaatgtattttgtcatttttaaagtgAAAACGAAAAGTATAATGCCTCACCTCATTCTTGCCATCTGCAGTGAAGTCACAAAGCACAAGCGATCGTACATTATCTCCCGTGACCTTTAAACAAATGAAGATATGTCTATAAATATCCTTTTTTCTCAAATAGATTTTAAAAACAGAAACTGAAATGATCTTACTGTCCAGAACTGGTCAATTCCATTAAAGTCAAAGCCTTGCAGAGCGCAGTTTCCTCCAATGATTGCGAGGGGGGACTTGATATCTCCTAGTTTTCCCAGAACAATGGCATTGGCCCCATCGCTCACCTGTTATACAATAAGCATATGATAAACATTTCTGTCTTACTTTGAAAAGAACCactcatacactaccagtcaaaagtttttgaacagtaagtcttttaatgtttttttaaagaattctcttcctgcatttatttgatccaaacatacagcaaaagcagtaatattgtgaaatatttttactatttagaaataactgccttctatttgaatatattttaaaatgtaatttattcctgtgatcaaagctaaattttcagcatccttaccACAGTCTtcagtttttataataatttattattattattattattattattattattattattatcatcatcaatatttaaaacagttgagtacattttttcaggattctttgaagaatagaaaaatccaaagatcagcatttatctgacataaaaagcttttgtaacattcaaaaccttggagtcagtatcatttcCCTTTTTTGGGGaatgaaatgatagaaattaatacttttatttagcaaaaattatttaaattgattaaaagtgatgataaaagatTTCTGTTACAGACAAATtcggttcttctgaactttctatttattaaagaaacttgaaaaaaattctcctcagctgttttcaacattatttttttttttgagcagcaaattaaatattaaaaggattactgaaggatcatgtgactgaagtaatgatgctaaaaaaatcatgtttgaaattatattcaaatagaaaacagttattttaaatagcaagtTTAATCAGTGACCTAAGAAATCCTCTCTAAATTAAGGAttttatttcaacaaaataaactTTGTTGATAAATAAAGCTGTATATTGTATATGAGATGTGCCATATGAACCTTGCCTTACCTCCTTGTAGAAGATGTCAGTGTTGTCATGTACGTCATAGGCCAACAGGTTGGTTTGAGAGCCGACGAGCAGTGTGTGTCCTGTGGTGGTGGGTCCCAGAGTACCAGCCGTCAGACAGCTGACTGCCTGATTGATATTGAGGAGTGAGATATCGGAGTCCTGGGTACTCTGACTCAGCCGGTGGGCTGCTGGCCTCTGGCTTCGAGTGTGAGGGTTATGGATAAAAACCTGCATGGGTTTAGAAGTTAGACATGATGGTGATGTATGGAAaaacacaaatagataaatatGTAGAAGATACTGTGGAAGCTTGCTTTCCATTTGCTATAGACACCATGGGAAGAATAACAATAAGTTATTaggtaataataataagtaatccAAAATAATATATTGTTACATAATATATAATACTTTTAACTTACCTTCCCTGCTTGTGTGGCTGCTGTGAGGCATGGGTGTATCCCATCATATTTTCCTATAGCAACCATCCGAGGGTTAATTTTATGGTTCAGTTTAAGAGTGAAGATGGGCACTAACATGGTGGCACAGCTCAAAAGCTAGATCAGGACTGTTACTATCAAAAAAGATTCCTGTGAAAACACCATAAACAGATTTTACAACAACTGCTTGGTGAACATTCACAGCATATACTAGAAAATGgggaaaaatctacttttcttttatgcaaatatcattaggatgttatgtgctccatgaagatattttgtaattttccttccataaatatatcaaaacttaatttctgattagtaatatgcattgctaagaatgtaatttagacaaatttaaaggcgattttctcagtatttagattttttggcaccctcagattccagattttcaaatagctgtatctcaaccaaatattttcctatcctaacaaaccagaggACCTTAATGGAAAACGAATTTATTCAGCctttatatgatgtataaatctctattacaaaaaactgaccctttatgactggttttgtggtccatggtcacaaataaaaaaaagagttttgttctgagttttgtaaaatttatcaAAAATGTTCAGTTCTATTATTCATTTATGAGTCGATAGTCAATTTACAGTATaatgaaacaagaaaaaaaatggaaattacTACAAGGGGGGTGCAAAAAGTAACAATTAAGGTACTAAGAAGTAAACCACCCTTTGGGACTACAGTTATAAAATGAtttaaggaaaggaggtgaagtaaggccaagtatggtgacccatactaggaatttgtgctctgcatttaacccatccaagtgcacacacacacacagtagtgaacaaacacacacacacacacacacacacacacacacacacacacacacacacacacac of the Garra rufa chromosome 17, GarRuf1.0, whole genome shotgun sequence genome contains:
- the LOC141289469 gene encoding BBSome complex member BBS2-like; amino-acid sequence: MLVPIFTLKLNHKINPRMVAIGKYDGIHPCLTAATQAGKVFIHNPHTRSQRPAAHRLSQSTQDSDISLLNINQAVSCLTAGTLGPTTTGHTLLVGSQTNLLAYDVHDNTDIFYKEVSDGANAIVLGKLGDIKSPLAIIGGNCALQGFDFNGIDQFWTVTGDNVRSLVLCDFTADGKNELLVGSDDFDIRVFREDELVTEMAENETVTSLCHMHGSRFGYALANGTVGVYDRTARYWRIKSKNHAMSIHAFDLNADGVVELITGWSNGKIDARSDRTGEVIFKDNFSSSVAGVVEGDYRMDGQIQLICTSVEGEVRGYLPASKEMKGNLMDASVEQDLIRELSQRKQNLMLELRNYEENAKAVPGVSEGESKMGVIPANTQLQTALSVRRATDSQRAHIELNISTPNETIIRAVLIFAEGIFEGESHVVHPSAQNLSGCVRVPIIPPKDIPVDLHIKAFVGGKTSTQFHVFEITRQLPRFSMYDLNVDPSAAQPTGKVTFSINDRPQRVVMWLNQNFLLPDGIDSPDITFTALRGEGLLKITMQPSGEIMLRTDDIDLAGDLVQSLASFLAIEDLQAEADFPVYFKELRATLTEVDEFHSVHQKLTAAMADHSNYVRNMLVQAEDARLMGDWRHMKKRYIELYDLNRDLINEYKIRSNNHNALLAWLKSVNQAIQRAGRLRVGKPKTQVITACRDAIKNNNINALFKIMRAGTAPS